In Mycoplasmopsis maculosa, one genomic interval encodes:
- a CDS encoding phosphopantetheine-binding protein, which produces MDINYIIARIQSLTKKPVTLESEFSELQIDSLSLAEMVFQFEEKYEVTIADEDLMKVKKVKDIVEVFDKLLK; this is translated from the coding sequence ATGGATATAAATTACATTATTGCTAGAATTCAAAGTTTAACTAAAAAGCCAGTTACTCTTGAATCTGAGTTTTCAGAATTGCAAATTGATTCTCTTTCATTAGCTGAAATGGTTTTTCAGTTTGAAGAAAAATATGAAGTAACAATTGCAGATGAAGATTTAATGAAAGTTAAAAAAGTTAAAGATATTGTAGAAGTTTTTGATAAACTTCTTAAATAA
- the prmC gene encoding peptide chain release factor N(5)-glutamine methyltransferase yields MPTIDDLLLEKRRYGLEQKATEDEIKKLNMNMPIQLIMGYVEFLNTRINLNYNVLIPRYETEEMVDLVLKKYIKNNMKILDLCTGSGFIAISLKKNNNTLDLTASDIDSNAIKQTKENAELNLGKNHDIKIIQSDLFKDIKGKYDIIISNPPYVAYDDKDAQSESLKFEPEHAIFAPKEGWYFYEKILEEAPIFLNKNGLLIFEINPKHKNIWKNIKNSTLLKDINDKYRFAIVKF; encoded by the coding sequence ATGCCTACAATTGATGATCTTCTTTTAGAAAAAAGAAGATATGGATTAGAACAAAAGGCCACAGAAGATGAAATAAAAAAACTCAACATGAACATGCCAATTCAGCTAATAATGGGATATGTTGAGTTTTTAAATACAAGAATAAATTTAAACTATAACGTTTTAATTCCAAGATACGAAACAGAAGAAATGGTTGATTTAGTATTAAAAAAATATATTAAAAATAATATGAAAATTCTTGATTTGTGCACAGGTAGTGGTTTTATTGCAATTTCATTAAAAAAGAATAACAATACTCTAGATTTAACAGCTAGTGATATAGACTCAAACGCTATTAAACAAACAAAAGAAAATGCAGAATTAAATTTAGGTAAAAATCATGATATTAAAATAATCCAAAGTGATTTATTTAAAGATATAAAAGGCAAATATGATATTATAATTTCAAATCCTCCTTATGTAGCTTATGATGATAAAGATGCGCAAAGTGAAAGTTTAAAATTTGAACCAGAACATGCAATTTTTGCACCAAAAGAAGGTTGATATTTTTATGAAAAAATATTAGAAGAAGCTCCAATTTTTTTAAATAAAAATGGATTATTAATTTTTGAAATAAATCCTAAACATAAAAATATTTGAAAAAATATTAAAAACTCAACATTATTAAAAGATATAAATGATAAATATCGTTTTGCTATTGTTAAATTTTAA
- the prfA gene encoding peptide chain release factor 1: MEKNMYKSLSEIRDSYNELLKKLDEPEIISDIKEYTKISKEVNKIKDIAEAFNTYENILNDIEMAKEMLSSKNAEEVEFAKSIIDENTSKLAPLEEELKILILPKDENDDKNVIVEIRGAAGGDEANIFAGDLFRMYSKFAEELGFKFKILSSSTASTGGFSQIVFSIRGEKAYSKFKFESGVHRVQRVPVTESAGRIHTSTSTVTVMPEIDDSVDIEIKSQDIKVDVYRSSGAGGQSVNTTDSAVRITHIPSGIVVTSQDERSQIANRETALMVLKSKLYDLEMQKKQDEEAGYRKLAGHGDRSEKIRTYNYPQDRVTDHRISFSTSLKPVMEGKLTGLIDALLTEEQNQKIKEGGF, translated from the coding sequence ATGGAAAAGAATATGTATAAATCACTATCTGAAATTAGAGATAGCTATAATGAATTATTAAAAAAATTAGACGAACCTGAAATTATTAGCGATATTAAGGAATATACAAAAATAAGTAAAGAAGTTAATAAAATCAAAGACATAGCTGAAGCTTTTAATACTTATGAAAATATTTTAAACGATATTGAAATGGCTAAAGAAATGTTAAGTTCAAAAAATGCAGAAGAAGTAGAATTTGCTAAAAGTATTATTGACGAAAATACTTCTAAATTAGCTCCTTTAGAGGAAGAATTAAAAATATTGATTTTACCAAAAGACGAAAACGATGATAAAAACGTTATAGTTGAAATAAGAGGAGCAGCAGGTGGAGATGAAGCTAATATATTTGCTGGAGACTTATTTAGAATGTATTCAAAATTTGCAGAAGAGTTAGGTTTTAAATTCAAAATATTATCTTCTTCAACAGCTTCAACTGGTGGTTTTAGTCAAATAGTTTTTTCTATAAGAGGAGAAAAAGCTTATTCAAAATTTAAGTTTGAATCTGGCGTACATAGGGTACAAAGAGTTCCAGTTACTGAAAGCGCTGGTAGAATACATACATCTACTTCAACAGTTACAGTTATGCCTGAAATAGATGATTCTGTAGATATTGAGATTAAATCACAAGATATAAAAGTAGATGTTTACCGTTCAAGTGGTGCAGGTGGTCAAAGTGTTAATACAACTGACTCAGCTGTTAGAATTACTCATATACCATCAGGTATTGTTGTTACTTCGCAAGATGAAAGAAGCCAAATTGCTAATAGAGAGACTGCTTTAATGGTTTTAAAATCAAAATTATATGATTTAGAAATGCAAAAGAAACAAGACGAAGAAGCTGGATATAGAAAATTAGCTGGCCATGGTGACAGAAGTGAAAAAATAAGAACATACAATTATCCACAAGATAGAGTAACTGATCATAGAATTTCTTTTTCAACAAGTTTAAAACCTGTTATGGAAGGTAAACTAACAGGATTAATTGATGCATTGCTTACTGAAGAACAAAATCAAAAAATAAAAGAAGGTGGTTTTTAA
- a CDS encoding DUF2179 domain-containing protein: MNKENENLNKITNQNKEMEKIAKEVYEKCEADSHNSNRDNDITIDQVLTGNNENISSSDSSYVHTRKQVIDKKNTTYKQTKLSNFVLKLSRFYALMPFWKLGLITAGLAILFGVVSVFLVKNPGIYNFGLAAFGQAISKLTVTLLRNNPEINGTLFNIIDHSLFWILYLVLSIPLFIFSWKKLGKHYTVLTLEFLVVSSLVSAAMGQIPAINNFTLFGVFNHPEITSEIKSLLQTTEGVKWTSDNVNNVLKLIPLQWSDGGNIIAQIIFAFVYGILLAYFFAIIAIMGGSAGVTGIIGEYLSIYKQKDFGTMNGYINIIIIVVSVLIGTYVPASLIAKDFKTIYESNAVMSEQARLTIKSLADLSWKVDFYISPNFISTFICNFVFVMWLNKLFPRFRIVQCKVYTHHLDEIRDIIINDQRTINNFTVTKGEGGYSGNKLQILSSITLYRQVPRLIKKIRSVDQNAFITITDVASVDGKLYIPEHKF, encoded by the coding sequence ATGAATAAAGAAAATGAAAATTTAAACAAAATTACAAATCAAAATAAAGAAATGGAAAAAATAGCTAAAGAAGTTTATGAAAAATGTGAAGCAGATTCTCATAATTCAAATAGAGATAATGACATTACTATAGATCAAGTTTTAACTGGAAATAATGAAAATATTTCAAGTAGTGATAGCTCATATGTTCATACAAGAAAACAAGTTATTGATAAGAAAAATACAACTTATAAACAAACTAAATTAAGTAATTTTGTTTTAAAACTTTCAAGATTTTACGCATTAATGCCATTTTGAAAATTAGGCTTGATTACAGCTGGTTTAGCAATATTATTTGGAGTTGTTAGTGTATTTTTAGTTAAGAACCCAGGTATATATAACTTTGGCTTAGCAGCTTTTGGACAAGCTATTTCAAAATTAACTGTCACATTATTAAGAAATAATCCAGAAATTAACGGTACATTATTTAATATCATCGATCACTCTTTATTTTGAATTTTATATTTAGTATTAAGTATTCCTTTATTTATTTTTTCATGAAAAAAATTAGGAAAGCATTATACAGTTTTAACATTAGAATTTTTGGTTGTAAGTAGCTTGGTTTCAGCTGCAATGGGTCAAATACCTGCAATAAATAATTTTACTTTATTTGGTGTTTTTAATCACCCTGAAATAACTTCTGAAATTAAATCATTATTACAAACAACAGAAGGTGTTAAATGAACTTCTGATAATGTTAATAATGTTTTAAAATTAATTCCATTGCAATGAAGTGATGGCGGAAATATAATAGCTCAAATTATATTTGCTTTTGTTTATGGAATTTTATTAGCTTATTTCTTTGCTATTATTGCAATTATGGGTGGATCAGCAGGTGTAACAGGAATTATTGGTGAGTACCTTTCTATCTATAAACAAAAAGATTTCGGAACAATGAATGGTTATATCAATATCATAATTATAGTTGTATCAGTTTTAATTGGTACATACGTACCTGCTAGTTTAATAGCTAAAGATTTTAAAACTATTTATGAAAGTAATGCAGTTATGTCTGAACAAGCACGTTTAACAATTAAAAGTCTTGCAGATTTATCATGAAAAGTAGATTTTTATATATCACCTAACTTTATATCAACATTTATTTGTAATTTTGTTTTTGTTATGTGATTAAATAAATTATTCCCAAGATTTAGAATTGTTCAATGTAAAGTTTATACACATCATTTAGATGAAATAAGAGATATTATAATTAATGATCAAAGAACAATTAATAACTTTACTGTTACAAAGGGTGAAGGTGGTTACTCTGGAAATAAACTACAAATTTTATCTTCTATAACTCTTTATAGACAAGTTCCTCGTTTAATAAAGAAAATTAGATCAGTTGACCAAAACGCCTTTATTACAATAACAGATGTTGCAAGTGTTGACGGAAAATTATATATTCCTGAACACAAATTTTAA
- a CDS encoding DNA topoisomerase subunit B produces the protein MEEINKNTNSNYGESNIKILEGLEAVRKRPGMYIGTTSSRGLHHLIWEIVDNSVDECLAGFANEISITIAKDGYIEISDNGRGIPVGIHPKSGISTVETVFTVLHAGGKFDSNTYKVSGGLHGVGASVVNALSDDLEVWVKRDGHIYYAHFKDGGKIDQPLKIIGDYNDGKTGTRVRFHPDFSIMEKNEFDAEVIFDHAKQIAYLTKGTKLILQDQRTNENEEYYFEGGLVDYVKELNSHQSLINKDIIYVDSSYSYNNENEEISIAVEAALQYTHNHQANLVTYTNNILTNEGGTHELGFYDSLLRVINKYALAHKLIKTEKDKFNKDDVGRGLVAAVSIKHPDPVFEGQTKGKLNNKDARTAVREILAPVIEKYLDEHPLEAKEIVEKCLVNKKSRLKAEAEAKAVDNGSGADGFTSMTGKLANCTSKNAELCELYIVEGNSAGGSAKMGRDRNVQAILPLRGKVINSEKSSSDKVLNNNEIISLITALGTGLGERFNINKLRYHKIIIMTDADVDGAHIRTLLLTFFYRYFKPLIEYGFIYIAQPPLYKIQQNKFIDYAYNDAQKEEILAKLNPNVKITVQRYKGLGEMDPEQLWETTMDPKVRKMYQVQIEDAARADWAFTTLMGDDVLPRREFIEKNAKYVKNIDF, from the coding sequence ATGGAAGAAATTAACAAAAACACAAATTCAAATTACGGTGAAAGTAATATTAAAATTCTTGAAGGCTTAGAAGCTGTTAGAAAAAGACCTGGTATGTATATTGGAACTACAAGTTCAAGAGGTTTACATCATTTAATATGAGAAATTGTAGATAACTCAGTTGATGAATGTTTAGCTGGATTTGCAAATGAAATTTCAATAACTATTGCAAAAGATGGATATATTGAAATAAGTGATAACGGTCGTGGTATTCCGGTTGGTATACATCCAAAAAGTGGAATTTCAACTGTAGAAACTGTTTTTACTGTTTTACATGCTGGTGGTAAATTTGATTCAAATACTTACAAAGTTTCTGGTGGTCTTCATGGTGTTGGTGCATCAGTTGTTAATGCATTGAGTGACGATTTAGAAGTTTGAGTAAAAAGAGATGGTCATATTTACTATGCGCATTTTAAAGATGGTGGAAAAATTGATCAACCTTTAAAAATAATTGGTGATTATAATGATGGCAAAACAGGAACAAGAGTTAGATTTCATCCCGATTTTAGTATTATGGAAAAAAATGAATTTGATGCAGAAGTTATTTTTGACCATGCTAAACAAATTGCTTATCTTACAAAAGGAACTAAATTAATTTTACAAGATCAAAGAACTAATGAAAATGAAGAATACTATTTTGAAGGTGGTTTGGTTGATTATGTTAAGGAATTAAATAGTCACCAATCATTAATTAATAAAGATATTATTTATGTTGATAGTTCTTATTCTTATAACAACGAGAACGAAGAAATTTCAATAGCTGTTGAAGCTGCTTTGCAATATACACATAATCATCAAGCTAATTTAGTTACATATACAAATAATATTTTAACCAATGAAGGTGGAACACATGAATTAGGTTTTTATGATTCACTTTTAAGAGTTATAAATAAATATGCTCTTGCTCATAAATTAATCAAAACAGAAAAAGATAAATTTAATAAAGATGATGTTGGTCGTGGTTTAGTAGCTGCTGTTTCTATTAAACATCCAGATCCTGTTTTTGAAGGACAAACAAAAGGTAAATTAAACAATAAAGATGCAAGAACTGCTGTTAGAGAAATTTTAGCTCCTGTTATCGAAAAATATCTTGACGAACATCCTCTTGAAGCAAAAGAAATTGTAGAAAAATGTTTAGTTAATAAAAAATCAAGACTAAAGGCTGAAGCTGAGGCTAAGGCTGTTGATAATGGTTCTGGAGCTGATGGATTTACATCAATGACTGGAAAATTAGCTAACTGTACAAGCAAAAACGCTGAATTATGTGAATTATACATAGTTGAGGGTAACTCAGCTGGTGGTAGTGCAAAAATGGGACGTGATAGAAATGTACAAGCTATTCTACCACTTAGAGGTAAAGTTATAAACTCAGAAAAATCTTCTTCTGATAAAGTTTTAAACAATAATGAAATTATTTCACTTATTACAGCATTAGGAACTGGTTTAGGTGAGAGATTTAATATAAATAAATTAAGATATCACAAAATAATTATAATGACTGATGCTGACGTCGATGGTGCTCATATTAGAACATTACTATTAACTTTCTTTTATAGATACTTCAAACCTTTAATTGAATATGGTTTTATTTATATAGCACAACCACCTTTATATAAAATTCAACAAAACAAATTTATTGATTATGCATATAATGATGCTCAAAAAGAAGAAATTCTTGCAAAATTAAATCCAAATGTAAAAATTACAGTTCAACGTTATAAAGGTCTTGGAGAAATGGATCCTGAACAACTTTGAGAAACAACAATGGATCCAAAAGTTAGAAAAATGTATCAAGTTCAAATAGAAGATGCAGCTAGAGCTGATTGAGCTTTTACTACTTTAATGGGAGATGATGTCCTACCACGTAGAGAATTCATTGAAAAAAACGCAAAATATGTAAAAAACATTGATTTTTAG
- a CDS encoding thioredoxin family protein: MFQEINTDEFKQNVLPNNKGKFILVFHALWCPPCRQFKNPLTELAEKDGVQVYRINVDENPSLAAEYRVSSIPAWFIYNNGEVAYNGGGYLPYEEIKKVFDSVK, from the coding sequence ATGTTTCAAGAAATTAACACAGACGAATTTAAACAAAATGTTTTACCAAATAACAAAGGTAAATTTATACTAGTTTTTCACGCTTTATGATGTCCTCCATGTAGACAATTTAAGAATCCATTAACTGAATTAGCTGAAAAAGACGGCGTTCAAGTATATAGAATAAATGTTGATGAAAATCCTTCATTAGCTGCTGAATATAGAGTAAGCTCAATTCCTGCTTGATTTATTTACAATAATGGTGAAGTAGCTTACAACGGTGGTGGTTATTTACCATATGAAGAAATTAAAAAGGTTTTTGATAGCGTAAAATAA
- a CDS encoding IS30 family transposase: protein MNYIKINYKIRSIIDISLNVERKTISEIAKILNISRQSISNEIKINSDYWGYNSEYAEVKHRNREKWKNHFKFINKMNSYKHYSKEFKNKYNKKTFSVELTHLYIKNNFNFKIPSIKTVYNWINSNLWVIKRKNILRKQYTKGGKRDGGPAYKRLVGARWVRPFWTRPKEINERSTFGHWEIDLIVGKQKAGHSHILSFVERYSRYGILVKVDSKNPWYIALILFELIKIYNLNVKSITSDNGFEFNSLFIIGYKLKIFIYKADPYASQQRGTNENFNGYVRRFFKKKTDFNLISNNEILKVQREINNIPRKIHGYLSASEMYALCEIKEPGLNIPLNEKLYSWQNKKRESNGSRNKFWKTKK from the coding sequence ATGAATTATATTAAAATTAATTATAAAATAAGAAGCATTATAGATATTAGTTTAAATGTTGAAAGAAAAACTATTTCAGAAATAGCAAAAATTTTAAATATTTCAAGACAATCTATTTCAAATGAAATAAAAATAAATTCTGATTATTGAGGTTATAACTCTGAATATGCAGAAGTAAAGCATAGAAATAGAGAAAAATGAAAAAATCATTTTAAATTTATAAATAAAATGAATTCATATAAACACTACTCTAAAGAGTTTAAAAACAAATATAACAAAAAAACTTTTAGCGTTGAACTAACACATTTATATATTAAAAATAATTTTAATTTTAAGATACCAAGCATTAAAACAGTTTATAACTGGATAAATTCAAATTTATGAGTAATAAAGCGAAAAAATATTTTGAGGAAACAATACACAAAAGGCGGAAAAAGGGATGGTGGACCTGCTTATAAAAGATTAGTTGGTGCTAGATGAGTCAGACCGTTTTGAACAAGACCAAAAGAAATAAACGAAAGAAGTACTTTTGGCCATTGGGAAATAGATTTAATTGTAGGAAAACAAAAAGCAGGGCATTCACACATTCTATCATTTGTCGAAAGATACAGCAGATATGGTATTTTGGTAAAAGTTGACAGTAAAAACCCTTGGTATATTGCTTTAATATTATTTGAACTAATAAAAATATACAATTTAAATGTTAAGTCAATAACATCTGATAATGGATTTGAATTTAATTCACTTTTTATAATTGGATATAAGTTAAAAATTTTTATTTATAAGGCAGATCCTTATGCTTCTCAGCAAAGAGGAACAAACGAAAATTTTAATGGATATGTTAGACGTTTTTTTAAGAAAAAAACTGATTTTAATTTAATTTCTAATAATGAAATTTTAAAAGTTCAACGAGAAATAAACAATATTCCAAGAAAAATACATGGTTACTTAAGTGCTTCTGAAATGTATGCACTTTGTGAAATAAAAGAGCCTGGTCTAAATATACCATTAAACGAAAAACTTTACAGTTGACAAAATAAAAAACGAGAAAGTAACGGTTCAAGAAATAAATTCTGGAAAACTAAAAAATAG